One window of Ziziphus jujuba cultivar Dongzao chromosome 5, ASM3175591v1 genomic DNA carries:
- the LOC132803816 gene encoding uncharacterized protein At4g08330, chloroplastic-like isoform X1, with the protein MEKSTFSKDGYLNGGHRPSLSSTSIRDVSYSCGTCGYELNLSSSNRNTSTIGSKYGKSIKRGIISFIYIDDSRFTQVDEIQCIPHFSKHSWGLFRRRTKLLCRKCGNNIGIAYDDYTSSYALVSDGSDSCSGNEVSKRTKYDIKIRGLQPLSSEESGIPIIA; encoded by the exons ATGGAAAAATCGACGTTTTCCAAAGATGGGTATCTGAATGGAGGTCATCGTCCTTCTTTATCTTCTACTTCTATAAGAGATGTTAGCTACAG CTGTGGCACCTGTGGATATGAGCTAAACCTAAGTTCCTCCAACCGGAATACCTCAACAATTGGATCTAAATATGGCAAATCTATCAAGCGAGGGATCATATCATTCATCTACATCGACGATAGCAGATTTACTCAGGTTGATGAAATTCAATGCATACCTCATTTCTCCAAGCACTCATGGGGTTTGTTCCGCCGTAGGACTAAACTTCTTTGTCGCAAGTGTGGTAATAATATTGGAATTGCTTATGATGATTATACTTCATCTTACGCCCTTGTGTCAGATGGATCAGATTCATGCTCGGGCAATGAAGTTTCCAAACGCACAAAATATGATATCAAAATTCGTGGTCTACAGCCATTGTCCTCTGAAGAATCTGGGATTCCAATTATAGCATGA
- the LOC132803816 gene encoding uncharacterized protein At4g08330, chloroplastic-like isoform X3, whose protein sequence is MEKSTFSKDGYLNGGHRPSLSSTSIRDVSYSCGTCGYELNLSSSNRNTSTIGSKYGKSIKRGIISFIYIDDSRFTQVDEIQCIPHFSKHSWDGSDSCSGNEVSKRTKYDIKIRGLQPLSSEESGIPIIA, encoded by the exons ATGGAAAAATCGACGTTTTCCAAAGATGGGTATCTGAATGGAGGTCATCGTCCTTCTTTATCTTCTACTTCTATAAGAGATGTTAGCTACAG CTGTGGCACCTGTGGATATGAGCTAAACCTAAGTTCCTCCAACCGGAATACCTCAACAATTGGATCTAAATATGGCAAATCTATCAAGCGAGGGATCATATCATTCATCTACATCGACGATAGCAGATTTACTCAGGTTGATGAAATTCAATGCATACCTCATTTCTCCAAGCACTCATGGG ATGGATCAGATTCATGCTCGGGCAATGAAGTTTCCAAACGCACAAAATATGATATCAAAATTCGTGGTCTACAGCCATTGTCCTCTGAAGAATCTGGGATTCCAATTATAGCATGA